One stretch of Pigmentiphaga aceris DNA includes these proteins:
- a CDS encoding SAM-dependent methyltransferase, translated as MNIQALISIDELTVIDGPLGQDAGTLVLFASLGRFKARMREACQVLLRRADPVTQENCRLRMAPAFRALTEGFDAWSRCDMPATLRHEVGALMQREMLPYLLMTEVAERFYAKPRGYAGDYLTIDMIYRNQPGGYGRLGPLIDACFLDEPAARAVRNRRALMAAEILHVLDARPDARICSLACGPAYEIRDIFSAYPNVPARFTAIDSDREALDFVNRWVAKAGVETRLSTLRGNLVYLAIGRDTLPLVPQDFIYSIGLIDYFSDKLVIGLLDWIHASLKPGGRVLLGNFHPQNVNRAFMDHVLEWRLIHRGEADMDRLFQASSFARPATRVFMEDEGVNLFAECIKN; from the coding sequence ATGAATATTCAAGCACTTATATCGATCGACGAACTGACGGTGATCGATGGTCCGCTCGGACAGGACGCAGGCACCTTGGTGCTGTTTGCGTCCCTGGGCCGGTTCAAAGCCCGCATGCGTGAGGCATGCCAGGTGTTGCTCAGACGTGCCGACCCGGTAACTCAGGAAAACTGTCGCCTGCGTATGGCTCCAGCGTTCAGGGCGTTGACCGAAGGATTTGATGCCTGGTCGCGGTGCGACATGCCCGCCACGCTTCGCCATGAAGTGGGTGCGCTCATGCAACGCGAGATGCTTCCCTATCTGTTGATGACCGAGGTCGCCGAGCGCTTTTACGCCAAGCCGCGTGGCTACGCTGGGGACTACCTGACGATCGACATGATTTATCGCAACCAGCCCGGGGGTTATGGCCGGCTCGGCCCCTTGATTGACGCGTGTTTTCTGGATGAACCTGCTGCCAGAGCGGTCAGAAATCGCCGGGCCTTGATGGCAGCTGAAATCCTGCACGTCCTTGATGCACGGCCAGATGCGCGCATCTGCAGCCTGGCTTGCGGTCCGGCCTATGAAATTCGCGACATTTTCTCGGCTTACCCCAACGTGCCCGCACGTTTCACCGCCATTGACAGCGATCGGGAAGCGCTGGATTTTGTGAATCGCTGGGTTGCCAAGGCTGGGGTGGAAACGCGCCTGTCGACCTTGCGCGGCAACCTGGTCTATCTTGCGATCGGGCGTGATACCTTGCCGCTCGTGCCGCAGGACTTCATCTACAGCATCGGCCTGATCGACTACTTCAGTGACAAGCTGGTCATCGGCCTGCTGGACTGGATTCATGCAAGCCTGAAGCCCGGAGGCCGGGTGTTGCTGGGCAACTTCCATCCGCAGAACGTCAACCGGGCGTTTATGGACCACGTGCTTGAGTGGCGTCTGATCCACCGTGGCGAGGCAGATATGGACAGGTTGTTCCAGGCGTCGAGTTTCGCTCGCCCAGCCACCCGCGTCTTCATGGAAGACGAGGGGGTCAACCTGTTTGCCGAGTGCATCAAGAACTGA
- a CDS encoding helix-turn-helix transcriptional regulator, with amino-acid sequence MTSNLDNAVELLFDSILDDALFEPAIAGLGQAMGNRRALLIWSTRVGKEAAEIVATHRADGADFDTFLSDYGAYYHQYDPTKFRWESMREHHWLVEDQTESRQVWASGHFYQDFALAQGIVGWAALKVGQSAPERGTHDWALTFPRDRGAKGFDAAALHAMQHVAPQLRRAFHLRRQHAELRRLANAGLEAFNLYRFPLMLTETDGRPRFCNTAAERYLAQATSCLQMKSTMMQARVAEEQPRWRSFVAAGAQALGNAAAGIRLRDGNGIPVLIQRLPLTPSLRSTSAWERPLQLMVVHEQSSLDAATSPEILRYVYGFTQAERRVARALAQDRSLLEIAEASGTKPSTVRSQIKSMLAKTGCRRQVELVRLLVMLTGFVGH; translated from the coding sequence ATGACAAGCAATCTAGATAATGCAGTCGAACTGCTGTTCGATTCGATACTCGACGATGCCTTGTTCGAGCCTGCGATTGCCGGTCTTGGCCAGGCGATGGGCAATCGTCGGGCCTTGCTCATCTGGTCGACGCGGGTTGGGAAGGAAGCCGCCGAGATCGTTGCCACGCACCGCGCCGATGGTGCGGATTTCGATACCTTCCTGAGCGATTACGGCGCGTACTACCATCAGTACGATCCCACCAAGTTCAGGTGGGAGTCGATGCGTGAGCATCACTGGTTGGTCGAAGATCAGACCGAAAGTCGCCAAGTGTGGGCCAGCGGTCATTTTTATCAGGACTTTGCGCTTGCCCAGGGGATTGTCGGGTGGGCGGCGCTGAAAGTCGGGCAGTCGGCACCGGAACGCGGCACGCACGATTGGGCACTGACCTTTCCGCGTGACAGGGGAGCAAAAGGCTTCGATGCCGCTGCGTTGCACGCCATGCAGCACGTGGCACCGCAACTGCGTCGCGCCTTCCACCTGCGTCGGCAGCATGCCGAATTGCGACGCCTGGCGAACGCCGGACTGGAAGCCTTCAATCTATATCGCTTTCCGCTGATGCTGACCGAGACGGACGGCAGACCGCGCTTCTGCAATACCGCTGCCGAGCGTTATCTGGCGCAGGCTACAAGCTGCTTGCAGATGAAGTCCACCATGATGCAGGCCCGGGTAGCCGAAGAACAGCCGCGCTGGCGCAGCTTTGTCGCCGCTGGCGCGCAAGCGCTGGGCAATGCGGCGGCCGGCATCAGGCTGCGGGATGGGAACGGAATCCCGGTCTTGATCCAGCGCTTGCCGCTGACTCCGTCCTTGCGAAGCACAAGCGCCTGGGAGCGTCCGCTGCAACTGATGGTGGTGCACGAGCAGTCTTCGCTGGACGCGGCAACATCCCCGGAAATCCTGCGCTACGTGTACGGCTTCACGCAGGCAGAACGCCGCGTGGCGCGCGCCTTGGCCCAAGACCGCAGCCTGCTGGAGATCGCTGAAGCCAGCGGCACCAAACCCTCTACCGTCCGCAGCCAGATCAAGTCCATGCTGGCGAAGACAGGGTGTCGTCGCCAGGTGGAACTGGTGCGGCTTCTGGTCATGTTGACTGGCTTTGTGGGGCACTGA